The Prunus persica cultivar Lovell chromosome G8, Prunus_persica_NCBIv2, whole genome shotgun sequence genome includes a region encoding these proteins:
- the LOC18766844 gene encoding FAD-linked sulfhydryl oxidase ERV1 isoform X1, with amino-acid sequence MSEHPLQALFQTVAKVSNSIQAQLSNLIGQPHHSSPTTQTRLFSVSSSSKVRSSENVSTHPQPTDLINKKKGNSASPLTKEELGRATWTFLHTLAAQYPDKPTRQQKKDAKELMSILSRMYPCKECADHFQEILRSNPVQAGSHAEFSQWLCHVHNTVNRSLSKPVFPCERVDARWGKLECEQRACDLLGLTSGFEDKMY; translated from the exons ATGTCGGAGCATCCATTGCAGGCACTGTTTCAAACTGTTGCGAAAGTCTCAAATTCAATTCAAGCCCAACTTTCTAATCTCATTGGCCAACCTCACCACTCCTCTCCCACAACCCAAACACGCCTTTTCTCTgtctcttcctcctccaaaGTACGTTCGTCAGAAAATGTCTCCACCCATCCCCAGCCCACCGATCTCATCAACAAGAAAAAG GGAAATTCGGCTAGTCCTTTGACTAAAGAAGAGCTTGGAAGAGCCACTTGGACTTTTCTTCACACTCTTGCTGCTCAG tATCCAGATAAACCAACAAGGCAACAGAAGAAGGATGCAAAAGAATTG ATGTCAATATTATCACGAATGTACCCCTGCAAGGAATGCGCAGATCACTTTCAAGAAATTCTCAG ATCAAATCCTGTACAGGCTGGATCACATGCTGAATTCTCCCAATGGCTATGTCACGTGCATAATACAGTTAACAGAAG CCTTAGCAAACCGGTTTTCCCCTGTGAGCGAGTTGATGCAAGGTGGGGCAAGTTAGAGTGTGAGCAGCGTGCTTGCGATCTACTAGGACTTACTTCAGGATTTGAAGACAAAATGTATTAA
- the LOC18766844 gene encoding FAD-linked sulfhydryl oxidase ERV1 isoform X2 — protein MSEHPLQALFQTVAKVSNSIQAQLSNLIGQPHHSSPTTQTRLFSVSSSSKVRSSENVSTHPQPTDLINKKKGNSASPLTKEELGRATWTFLHTLAAQYPDKPTRQQKKDAKELMSILSRMYPCKECADHFQEILRSNPVQAGSHAEFSQWLCHVHNTVNRRLYSFEC, from the exons ATGTCGGAGCATCCATTGCAGGCACTGTTTCAAACTGTTGCGAAAGTCTCAAATTCAATTCAAGCCCAACTTTCTAATCTCATTGGCCAACCTCACCACTCCTCTCCCACAACCCAAACACGCCTTTTCTCTgtctcttcctcctccaaaGTACGTTCGTCAGAAAATGTCTCCACCCATCCCCAGCCCACCGATCTCATCAACAAGAAAAAG GGAAATTCGGCTAGTCCTTTGACTAAAGAAGAGCTTGGAAGAGCCACTTGGACTTTTCTTCACACTCTTGCTGCTCAG tATCCAGATAAACCAACAAGGCAACAGAAGAAGGATGCAAAAGAATTG ATGTCAATATTATCACGAATGTACCCCTGCAAGGAATGCGCAGATCACTTTCAAGAAATTCTCAG ATCAAATCCTGTACAGGCTGGATCACATGCTGAATTCTCCCAATGGCTATGTCACGTGCATAATACAGTTAACAGAAG ACTGTATTCTTTTGAGTGCTAA
- the LOC18768618 gene encoding uncharacterized protein LOC18768618 — protein sequence MDALMVAVADLISEPVPSFDFRPADAQSLVGHDELALAKEGLQKIFDRGLEALADYQVQKEFLAYSAIFLAYHPCPSELKDLSSFGVNLSEETSTFLQAQHKLKVASNLSASIAQKKFVLLQQASKYAEVKKEILATDEKVANLKAMIKELESEIKNLEASDREKTHEVLDTIDTQVTTVRDGLVSDLAQASAMEGMARAANELVTQRQSAWDSLRTTFAKLS from the coding sequence ATGGATGCGCTGATGGTTGCTGTTGCTGATCTTATATCTGAGCCAGTTCCTAGTTTTGACTTTCGTCCAGCAGATGCGCAGTCGTTGGTTGGGCACGATGAGCTTGCATTGGCCAAGGAGGGACTCCAGAAGATCTTTGATCGTGGGTTAGAAGCTTTAGCTGATTATCAAGTGCAAAAGGAGTTTCTCGCATACTCAGCCATATTTCTAGCATACCATCCATGCCCATCAGAGTTGAAGGACCTTTCATCATTCGGGGTTAATCTTTCAGAGGAAACCTCTACTTTCCTCCAAGCTCAACATAAGTTGAAGGTGGCGTCAAACCTATCAGCCTCAATTGCTCAGAAAAAGTTTGTGCTCCTGCAGCAAGCTTCAAAGTATGCTGAGGTGAAGAAAGAAATTCTTGCCACAGATGAGAAAGTTGCCAACCTTAAGGCCATGATCAAAGAGTTGGAGTCCGAAATAAAGAATTTGGAAGCTAGTGATAGGGAGAAGACTCATGAGGTTTTGGATACCATTGATACACAAGTTACTACTGTGAGAGATGGATTAGTCTCAGACTTAGCACAAGCGTCTGCCATGGAGGGAATGGCACGGGCAGCGAATGAGTTAGTAACTCAGCGGCAGTCAGCTTGGGATAGCCTGAGGACTACTTTTGCAAAGCTCTCCTGA
- the LOC18766876 gene encoding histone deacetylase 6 isoform X2 — translation MAAQAGSSSAAQAEPFVENEEELIFGAESGWVAARTFCDHLPSLSTDLAHIPAPDTPCNRCQHPNENWLCFCCMDVLCSPFVNKYTVQHYQQTKHCLALSYRCSVIPQFRAVYETAYILKFGEAPSFRTV, via the exons ATGGCAGCCCAAGCTGGCTCTTCTTCTGCTGCTCAG GCGGAACCATTTGTTGAAAACGAAGAAGAGTTGATATTTGGAGCTGAATCGGGTTGGGTGGCGGCCCGAACATTCTGCGATCACCTGCCTTCCCTGTCCACTGATCTTGCTCACATTCCCGCCCCTGATACTCCCTGCAACAG ATGCCAGCACCCCAATGAGAACTGGTTATGTTTCTGCTGTATGGACGTCCTGTGCAGCCCTTTTGTGAACAAGTACACGGTTCAGCATTATCAGCAGACAAAGCATTGTCTTGCTCTCAGCTACAG ATGCTCAGTAATCCCACAATTCCGGGCTGTGTATGAAACTGCCTACATACTGAAATTTGGAGAGGCCCCATCATTCCGGACGGTTTAA
- the LOC18766876 gene encoding histone deacetylase 6 isoform X4, whose protein sequence is MAAQAGSSSAAQAEPFVENEEELIFGAESGWVAARTFCDHLPSLSTDLAHIPAPDTPCNRCQHPNENWLCFCCMDVLCSPFVNKYTVQHYQQTKHCLALSYSDLSVWCFSCDTCLDAQ, encoded by the exons ATGGCAGCCCAAGCTGGCTCTTCTTCTGCTGCTCAG GCGGAACCATTTGTTGAAAACGAAGAAGAGTTGATATTTGGAGCTGAATCGGGTTGGGTGGCGGCCCGAACATTCTGCGATCACCTGCCTTCCCTGTCCACTGATCTTGCTCACATTCCCGCCCCTGATACTCCCTGCAACAG ATGCCAGCACCCCAATGAGAACTGGTTATGTTTCTGCTGTATGGACGTCCTGTGCAGCCCTTTTGTGAACAAGTACACGGTTCAGCATTATCAGCAGACAAAGCATTGTCTTGCTCTCAGCTACAG TGATCTATCAGTTTGGTGTTTCTCCTGTGATACATGTTTAGATGCTCAGTAA
- the LOC18766876 gene encoding histone deacetylase 6 isoform X3, protein MAAQAGSSSAAQAEPFVENEEELIFGAESGWVAARTFCDHLPSLSTDLAHIPAPDTPCNRCQHPNENWLCLCCKDVLCSRFVNKHMLQHFQQTNHCLALSYSDLSVWCFSCDTCLDAQ, encoded by the exons ATGGCAGCCCAAGCTGGCTCTTCTTCTGCTGCTCAG GCGGAACCATTTGTTGAAAACGAAGAAGAGTTGATATTTGGAGCTGAATCGGGTTGGGTGGCGGCCCGAACATTCTGCGATCACCTGCCTTCCCTGTCCACTGATCTTGCTCACATTCCCGCCCCTGATACTCCCTGCAACAG ATGCCAGCACCCCAATGAGAACTGGTTATGTTTGTGCTGTAAGGACGTCCTGTGCAGCCGTTTCGTGAACAAGCACATGCTTCAGCATTTTCAGCAGACAAATCATTGTCTTGCTCTCAGCTACAG TGATCTATCAGTTTGGTGTTTCTCCTGTGATACATGTTTAGATGCTCAGTAA
- the LOC18767133 gene encoding uncharacterized protein LOC18767133 produces MEEAEQEQEARGLKSVAEAKCKDSNFKSALKYAKRAERLCPNLDGISSMVTAFKILRTASKTPDPNWYKILQVEPFAHTNTIKKNYKKLAFLLHPDKNPHAGSEEAFKLVSEAFRFLSDKLKRKEYDMRLRIRIQDEKIKEGGVGGLGSSVVVERETFWTSCSTCRLFHQFERRYLGHNLVCPSCRKSFKALEVESDENGGGENVKVRTSERLRNATDLASKGKIISNEGLGRRVSDSGEINGGSGGRGKSVSGGNGGEPFGWRLRRRMSSVGEVMERSKPKKAKTSEDMMTLAEMQSEMKKKAQEEKMKMKLKLQDKKDEREKEDKRERLRHNDLKKGKNFEVERRTISKKIKDLGSDKTRGLAVDRSSRVSKSGDLEIMAVEDSDFYDFDKDREERSFKKGQVWAIYDDDDGMPRHYGLIDEVVSVNPFEVKMSWLDLQNNGNEWLASWEKMGFHVSCGRFKVARKTPIYSVNIFSHVVNCERAAREIYRIYPKKGSVWALYNEAALDAEGSNMSVKDKRCYDIVVFLTTYSEMHGLSMGYLEKVDGFKTVFKRREIGSHAIRWLEKNDVRLVSHQIPARKLSGDEAPNLLKDCWELDPASLPPDLLTFGWRR; encoded by the coding sequence atggaaGAAGCAGAGCAGGAGCAAGAAGCTCGGGGGCTGAAATCTGTAGCTGAGGCCAAATGCAAAGACTCCAATTTCAAATCAGCCCTCAAATACGCAAAACGAGCGGAGCGGCTGTGCCCAAACCTGGACGGCATTTCCTCCATGGTCACCGCCTTCAAGATCCTCCGTACAGCCTCCAAAACCCCCGATCCCAACTGGTACAAGATCCTCCAGGTGGAGCCCTTTGCCCACACCAACACCATTAAGAAGAACTACAAGAAGCTCGCATTTCTTCTCCACCCTGACAAGAACCCACATGCCGGTTCCGAAGAGGCTTTCAAACTCGTCAGCGAGGCGTTTCGGTTCCTTTCCGACAAGCTTAAGAGGAAGGAGTATGATATGAGGCTCAGGATAAGGATTCAGGATGAGAAGATTAAAGAGGGTGGTGTTGGGGGTTTGGGTTCGAGTGTGGTGGTGGAGAGGGAGACTTTTTGGACTTCGTGTTCGACGTGCCGGCTTTTCCACCAGTTTGAGAGGAGGTATTTGGGGCATAATTTGGTTTGCCCAAGTTGTAGGAAGAGCTTTAAGGCTCTGGAGGTTGAAAGTGATGAGAATGGTGGTGGTGAAAATGTTAAGGTTAGGACCAGTGAGAGGTTGAGAAACGCCACCGATTTGGCatcaaaagggaaaataataagtaatGAAGGATTGGGCAGGAGAGTGAGTGATAGTGGTGAAATTaatggtggtagtggtgggaGAGGGAAAAGTGTGAGTGGTGGTAATGGTGGTGAACCATTTGGTTGGAGGTTGAGAAGGAGAATGAGTAGTGTTGGAGAGGTGATGGAGAGGTCTAAACCAAAGAAGGCAAAAACCAGTGAGGACATGATGACATTGGCAGAAATGCAGTcggaaatgaagaaaaaggcGCAAGaggagaagatgaagatgaagttgAAGCTTCAAGACAAGAAGGatgaaagagagaaggaagataaGAGGGAGAGGCTGAGGCATAACGATTTGAAGAAGGGTAAGAATTTTGAAGTTGAGAGACGGACTATTTCAAAGAAGATTAAGGATTTAGGAAGTGATAAGACTAGAGGTTTGGCAGTAGACAGGAGCAGCAGGGTGTCAAAGAGTGGGGATTTGGAGATTATGGCAGTGGAGGATTCtgatttttatgattttgatAAAGATAGAGAGGAGAGGAGCTTTAAGAAAGGGCAGGTGTGGGCGatatatgatgatgatgatggaatGCCCAGGCATTATGGTTTGATCGATGAAGTTGTTTCTGTCAATCCTTTTGAGGTGAAAATGAGTTGGTTGGATCTTCAAAATAATGGCAATGAGTGGTTGGCTTCTTGGGAGAAAATGGGATTCCATGTCTCTTGTGGGAGGTTTAAGGTTGCCAGGAAGACTCCCATTTATTCAGTGAATATATTTTCTCATGTCGTGAATTGTGAAAGGGCTGCAAGAGAAATTTATCGTATTTATCCAAAGAAGGGTTCCGTGTGGGCACTTTATAATGAAGCAGCTTTGGATGCAGAGGGAAGCAACATGTCTGTTAAAGATAAGCGATGCTATGACATAGTTGTGTTTCTGACCACTTATAGTGAGATGCACGGTTTGAGTATGGGGTATCTTGAGAAGGTTGATGGGTTCAAGACAGTATTTAAGAGGAGGGAGATTGGATCCCATGCTATTAGATGGCTAGAAAAGAATGACGTTAGGTTGGTTTCACACCAAATTCCTGCTAGGAAGCTCTCTGGTGATGAGGCTCCAAACCTTTTGAAAGACTGTTGGGAGCTCGATCCTGCTTCTCTTCCCCCGGATTTGCTTACATTTGGTTGGAGAAGATAG
- the LOC18766876 gene encoding histone deacetylase 6 isoform X1, with protein sequence MAAQAGSSSAAQAEPFVENEEELIFGAESGWVAARTFCDHLPSLSTDLAHIPAPDTPCNRCQHPNENWLCLCCKDVLCSRFVNKHMLQHFQQTNHCLALSYSDLSVWCFSCDAYLDAQVIPQLRGVYETAYILKFGEAPPFRTV encoded by the exons ATGGCAGCCCAAGCTGGCTCTTCTTCTGCTGCTCAG GCGGAACCATTTGTTGAAAACGAAGAAGAGTTGATATTTGGAGCTGAATCGGGTTGGGTGGCGGCCCGAACATTCTGCGATCACCTGCCTTCCCTGTCCACTGATCTTGCTCACATTCCCGCCCCTGATACTCCCTGCAACAG ATGCCAGCACCCCAATGAGAACTGGTTATGTTTGTGCTGTAAGGACGTCCTGTGCAGCCGTTTCGTGAACAAGCACATGCTTCAGCATTTTCAGCAGACAAATCATTGTCTTGCTCTCAGCTACAG TGATCTATCAGTTTGGTGTTTCTCCTGCGATGCATATTTAGATGCTCAAGTAATCCCACAACTGCGGGGTGTATATGAAACTGCCTACATACTGAAATTTGGAGAGGCCCCCCCGTTCCGGACGGTTTAA
- the LOC18768092 gene encoding 40S ribosomal protein S29: MGHSNVWNSHPKNYGPGSRTCRVCGNPHGLIRKYGLMCCRQCFRSNAKEIGFIKYR, from the exons ATGGGGCACTCCAACGTGTGGAACTCTCACCCTAAGAACTACGGCCCTGGATCGCGCACCTG TCGCGTGTGTGGAAACCCTCATGGGTTGATCAGGAAGTACGGTCTCATGTGCTGCAGGCAGTGCTTCCGTAGCAATGCCAAGGAAATTGGCTTCATTAAG TATCGTTAA
- the LOC18766984 gene encoding QWRF motif-containing protein 2, which yields MMVAAISEAASNDPPNPKTSADPRSRTHLQNPSRPPLLPSEKDNGFVQRRPRGRQVSSKYMSPSPSSSSTSTSTSTVSSSASSRRCPSPLLSRSINSSSNSTPVPSLGPKRAQSVDRRRPITPRTSTGLPEARLSNAGAEVSAATRLLVTSTRSLSVSFQGEAFSLPISKTKAAASPSGAVARKATPERRRSTPVRGDQAENSKPSDQYRWPARTRQLSSGSNNSLSRSLDCSSETRKLNGIGSGVAARALQQSMIDDSRRASFDRRLSLDLGNAEPLKAAEQNPDANSANDSSVPSDLTASDTDSVSSGSTSGVHDAGGVAKSRTAPRGIVVSARFWQETNSRLRRLQDPGSPLSTSPVSRAGSKFIQSQSKKFNGDIPLSSSPRTIASPTRGPTRPASPGKLWTSSSMSPSRGYSPSRVRSSVNGSLNISYSGPAPSILSFSVDTRRGKMGEDRIVDAHMLRLLYNRYLQWRFVNARADATFMVHRLNAEKNLWNAWVSISELRHSVTLKKIKLLLLRQKLKLTSILKGQITYLEEWAILDRDHTSSLLGATEALQASTLRLPVVGKAIVDFQKLKDAVGSAADVMQAMASSICSLSLKVEEMNSLVSELMRVTATERFVLEQCKDFLSTLSAMQVKDCSLRTHIIQLRRVPTTRSLTTRV from the exons ATGATGGTGGCTGCCATTTCTGAAGCAGCTTCAAACGACCCtccaaaccccaaaacctccgCAGACCCACGCTCACGCACCCATCTCCAAAACCCATCAAGGCCTCCCCTTTTGCCCTCAGAGAAAGACAATGGCTTTGTGCAAAGAAGACCCAGAGGCAGACAAGTCTCGTCTAAGTACAtgtctccttctccttcttcttcttccacctCAACATCCACTTCTACTGTCTCGTCCTCTGCGTCTTCTAGAAGATGCCCATCTCCATTGCTCTCAAGGTCCATAAACTCCTCTTCAAACTCGACCCCAGTGCCCTCTTTGGGTCCGAAACGGGCTCAATCGGTGGACCGGAGGCGACCCATTACGCCTCGGACCTCCACGGGTCTCCCTGAGGCTCGGCTAAGCAATGCAGGCGCTGAAGTCTCTGCTGCCACTCGGCTTTTGGTCACTTCCACTCGTAGCTTATCAGTTTCTTTTCAAGGTGAGGCCTTTTCGCTTCCGATTAGTAAGACTAAAGCAGCTGCCTCGCCTAGTGGGGCTGTTGCGAGGAAGGCTACGCCTGAGAGACGCCGGTCGACCCCTGTAAGAGGAGATCAGGCTGAGAATTCTAAGCCTTCTGATCAGTATCGGTGGCCGGCCAGGACCAGACAATTGAGTTCGGGTTCTAATAACTCGTTGTCCAGGAGCTTGGACTGTAGTTCGGAGACTAGGAAGCTCAATGGGATTGGATCTGGGGTTGCGGCTAGAGCATTGCAGCAATCTATGATTGATGATAGCAGAAGAGCTTCCTTTGATCGCAGATTGAGCTTAGATTTGGGCAATGCTGAGCCTTTAAAGGCTGCTGAGCAAAACCCAGATGCCAATTCAGCCAATGATTCTTCTGTGCCTTCTGATCTCACTGCTTCTGATACAGACAGTGTTTCCTCTGGTAGCACTTCAGGTGTACATGATGCTGGTGGTGTTGCGAAGAGTCGAACTGCCCCTCGTGGCATTGTTGTGTCTGCAAGGTTTTGGCAGGAGACTAATAGCCGGTTGAGGCGGTTGCAGGATCCCGGTTCGCCTTTATCAACAAGCCCTGTGTCTAGAGCAGGGTCGAAATTCATTCAATCTCAATCGAAAAAGTTTAATGGTGATATCCCATTATCATCATCTCCTCGAACGATAGCTTCCCCCACTAGGGGACCAACTCGGCCTGCTTCTCCGGGAAAGCTTTGGACTTCTTCATCAATGTCACCATCAAGGGGGTATAGTCCTTCTCGGGTGAGAAGCAGTGTTAATGGTTCCTTGAATATTAGTTATTCTGGTCCTGCACCTTCAATTCTCAGTTTTTCTGTTGATACTCGGAGAGGGAAGATGGGGGAAGATAGGATTGTTGATGCACACATGCTCAGGCTTCTGTATAACCGTTATCTGCAATGGCGATTTGTAAATGCAAGAGCAGATGCTACCTTCATGGTGCATAGACTGAATGCAGAG AAAAATCTATGGAATGCATGGGTATCAATCTCAGAGCTACGGCATTCCGTCACGCTTAAAAAGATCAAGTTACTTTTGCTGAGGCAGAAATTAAAGTTAACTTCTATCCTCAAAGGACAA ATCACTTATTTGGAAGAATGGGCTATTCTGGACCGAGATCACACTAGTTCTTTGCTAGGGGCAACTGAAGCATTGCAGGCCAGTACTCTCCGTCTTCCGGTTGTTGGAAAAGCAATT gttGACTTTCAAAAGCTGAAAGATGCTGTGGGTTCTGCAGCTGATGTGATGCAAGCAATGGCGTCCTCAATTTGCTCTCTTTCATTGAAG GTGGAGGAAATGAATTCCTTGGTGTCTGAACTTATGAGGGTTACCGCAACAGAACGGTTTGTGCTTGAACAATGCAAAGATTTTTTGTCTACATTATCAGCCATGCAG GTCAAGGATTGTAGCTTGAGAACACATATAATACAATTACGACGTGTACCAACTACCCGCAGCCTGACAACACGTGTGTAG
- the LOC18767221 gene encoding LOB domain-containing protein 38: MSCNGCRVLRKGCSDNCMLRQCLQWIQDPQAQAHATVFVAKFFGRAGLFSFINAVSESQRPALFQSLFFEAVGRTINPVNGATGLLLSGKWEVCQAAVETVLRGGTLEPLPEYTRDDHQNCVHDHHIRLQRQSPKKKRSSNLAFDDTDDHDVANCQLPDLDLCLTAAGGLTSRTNRGDCRAGTPSSAEESETTTLGSSSSSADHCCGNNLKGTTKLLRLFI, encoded by the exons ATGAGTTGCAATGGATGCCGAGTCCTAAGAAAGGGTTGCAGTGACAATTGCATGCTCAGGCAATGCCTACAATGGATACAGGACCCCCAAGCTCAAGCCCACGCCACCGTTTTCGTTGCCAAGTTCTTTGGCCGCGCCGGCCTCTTCTCCTTCATCAACGCCGTCTCCGAATCCCAACGACCCG CTTTATTTCAGTCGTTGTTTTTTGAGGCGGTGGGGCGGACTATAAATCCGGTGAATGGAGCGACGGGGCTTCTTTTGAGTGGGAAGTGGGAGGTGTGCCAGGCGGCCGTGGAGACGGTGCTACGCGGCGGCACGTTGGAGCCACTTCCCGAGTACACTCGTGACGACCACCAAAATTGCGTTCATGATCATCATATTCGACTACAACGGCAGTCCCCCAAGAAGAAGAGGTCTAGCAATTTGGCTTTCGATGATACTGATGATCATGACGTGGCGAACTGCCAGCTGCCTGATCTTGATCTTTGCTTGACGGCTGCGGGTGGGTTGACGTCGAGGACCAACCGCGGAGATTGTAGGGCGGGGACGCCGTCCTCGGCGGAAGAGTCCGAAACGACGACGTTAGGAAGCAGTTCGTCGTCAGCAGATCATTGTTGTGGTAATAATTTGAAGGGAACGACAAAGCTTCTGAGGTTATTCATTTGA
- the LOC18767044 gene encoding probable N-acetyltransferase HLS1: MVIMGEAGESLLVIRELDMNKDTESVEELERKCEVGGSSSGKMSLFTDLLGDPICRIRNSPSFLMLVAEMGPGKEIVGVIRGCIKIVTCGKKLIRSTNGIANSSNEDSDPKLEPICTKLAYILGLRVSPSHRRRGIGLKLVNQMEEWFRRNGAEYSYMATENDNMPSLNLFTKKCHYTKFRTPSILVQPVFAHRVKTHNRVTIIKLSPPDAEALYRSRFCTTEFFPQDIDRVVKNKLNLGTFLAVPTGFSWPGLVKFLSEPPESWAVLSAWNCKEVFTLEIKGASLARRFAAKATRVVDRALPWLRIPSVPEVFRPFGLVFLYGLGGQGPRAVKMVEALCGHAHNMARELGCGVVATEVASQEPLRLGIPHWKTLSCAEDMWCIKRLLQDYSDGPIGDWTKSPPGLSIFVDPREF, from the exons ATGGTTATTATGGGAGAGGCAGGGGAAAGCTTGTTGGTGATTAGAGAGTTGGACATGAACAAGGACACAGAAAGTGTGGAAGAGTTAGAGAGGAAGTGTGAAGTTGGTGGTTCTTCATCTGGCAAAATGTCTCTCTTTACTGATCTTTTGGGTGACCCAATTTGCAGGATTCGAAACTCACCCTCCTTCCTCATgctg GTGGCTGAAATGGGTCCTGGCAAAGAAATCGTTGGAGTCATTAGGGGTTGCATCAAGATCGTTACTTGTGGCAAAAAGCTCATAAGAAGTACCAATGGAATTGCAAACTCTAGCAATGAAGATTCTGATCCCAAACTCGAACCCATTTGCACCAAACTCGCTTATATTCTCGGCTTACGAGTTTCTCCTTCACACAG GCGTAGAGGTATTGGATTGAAGCTTGTTAATCAAATGGAGGAATGGTTTAGAAGAAATGGAGCAGAGTATTCATACATGGCAACTGAAAATGACAACATGCCTTCCCTCAACCTCTTCACTAAAAAATGCCACTACACCAAGTTTCGTACCCCTTCAATTTTGGTCCAACCAGTATTTGCTCACCGAGTCAAAACTCACAATCGAGTCACCATCATCAAACTCAGCCCTCCAGACGCCGAGGCCCTCTACCGCTCCCGATTCTGCACCACCGAGTTTTTCCCACAGGACATTGATAGGGTTGTGAAAAACAAGCTCAATCTTGGCACGTTTTTGGCCGTCCCAACTGGATTTTCGTGGCCCGGTTTGGTCAAGTTTCTGTCTGAACCGCCAGAGTCATGGGCAGTTTTAAGTGCATGGAATTGTAAGGAGGTGTTTACTTTGGAAATCAAAGGCGCGTCGCTTGCACGGCGTTTTGCGGCGAAGGCCACGCGCGTGGTGGACAGGGCATTGCCTTGGCTGAGGATCCCTTCGGTACCTGAGGTTTTTAGGCCTTTTGGGTTGGTTTTTCTCTATGGTTTGGGAGGACAAGGCCCACGCGCGGTTAAGATGGTGGAAGCGCTTTGTGGCCACGCACATAACATGGCTAGGGAATTGGGTTGTGGGGTGGTGGCGACTGAGGTGGCAAGTCAAGAACCGTTGAGGTTAGGAATACCACACTGGAAGACACTATCATGCGCCGAGGATATGTGGTGCATCAAGAGACTACTGCAGGATTATAGTGATGGGCCTATTGGAGACTGGACCAAATCTCCTCCTGggctttcaatttttgttgatCCAAGAGAGTTTTAG